In Dyadobacter sp. CECT 9275, the following proteins share a genomic window:
- a CDS encoding sensor histidine kinase: MTRSRMTAIVALMCTAIAAVVILQGSWLLSSYAVSKEKNEVEVKALLDLAVTEQKRQTADSVRGLIRQLIRSDKDFKYRILNWPSGVQICFAGRNQNTFAKYAASAEDTVALQKDPYDFLIKKMARLKLDELDPLYVTLIGMNRYADNTPEKDLQQKLSSSFRIHEQTAGLATILRKTFSQAGRPFQGNIRCYNDISSVYNKPKKINLTQENVSQESVSVFSGSDNSRSLAIKLDLLKAFTDSLNQLGDSTFVAKPLLYDVNNILTETVPTFLLSVHTPSTWIGKQMSAGIFGSFALMIFIMLALLYMYQTILKQKQLSNLKNDFISNISHELKTPIATALAAVQGLKFFDLGQNPEKASSYLTAASSEIQRLSLMADKILNISLYESPSFMLSTERFDFKAMLTGVVDTQQARLEKPVTITLDYTADAEIFGDKTQLQNVVINLIDNAIKYSGPEARIHIRCSHYAGGIEMSVSDEGNGIPAEYRDFVFDKFFRVPAAAPQIKGYGLGLSYVKMIIEKHRGSIVLADSGKHGSKFIIKLPQQ; the protein is encoded by the coding sequence ATGACCCGATCCAGGATGACAGCCATTGTCGCGCTGATGTGCACGGCCATTGCGGCAGTAGTGATTTTACAGGGAAGCTGGCTCCTCAGTAGCTATGCAGTAAGCAAAGAAAAAAACGAAGTGGAGGTGAAAGCACTGCTGGACCTGGCCGTTACCGAACAAAAGCGCCAGACAGCCGATAGCGTCCGGGGCCTGATCCGACAGCTCATTCGCTCCGACAAAGATTTTAAGTACCGTATCCTGAACTGGCCTTCGGGGGTGCAAATTTGCTTTGCGGGGAGAAATCAGAATACTTTTGCCAAATATGCCGCCTCAGCGGAAGACACTGTTGCACTTCAAAAAGATCCTTACGATTTTTTGATCAAAAAAATGGCCCGTTTAAAACTGGATGAACTGGACCCGCTTTACGTTACCCTGATTGGCATGAACCGGTACGCCGACAATACACCTGAAAAAGACCTACAACAGAAATTGAGCAGCAGTTTCAGAATTCATGAGCAGACGGCCGGTTTGGCGACTATTTTGAGAAAAACCTTTTCTCAGGCAGGCCGGCCGTTCCAGGGGAACATTCGGTGTTACAACGATATCAGCAGTGTCTACAACAAACCGAAAAAGATAAATCTGACTCAGGAAAATGTCAGTCAGGAATCCGTATCTGTGTTTTCTGGTTCCGATAACAGCAGATCTTTGGCAATAAAACTGGATTTACTGAAGGCATTCACAGATAGTCTGAACCAGCTTGGCGACTCCACCTTTGTTGCCAAACCGCTCCTCTATGACGTGAACAATATATTGACGGAAACAGTACCGACCTTTTTGCTTTCGGTTCATACACCGTCTACCTGGATAGGCAAACAAATGTCTGCCGGCATTTTCGGATCTTTCGCACTCATGATCTTCATTATGCTTGCTTTGTTGTATATGTACCAGACCATTTTGAAACAAAAGCAACTATCGAACCTCAAAAACGATTTTATCAGTAACATTTCTCACGAACTGAAAACTCCGATTGCCACCGCTCTGGCGGCTGTTCAGGGACTGAAGTTTTTTGATCTCGGCCAGAATCCCGAAAAAGCCAGTTCCTATCTGACTGCGGCATCTTCCGAAATCCAGCGGTTGTCCCTGATGGCAGACAAAATACTGAACATTTCACTTTATGAAAGTCCTTCTTTTATGCTCAGTACCGAACGATTTGATTTTAAAGCGATGCTAACCGGTGTGGTAGATACTCAGCAGGCCAGGCTGGAAAAACCTGTAACCATAACGCTGGACTATACTGCCGATGCTGAGATATTTGGAGATAAAACGCAGCTTCAGAATGTGGTGATCAACCTGATAGACAATGCCATCAAATATTCCGGACCGGAGGCCAGGATACACATCAGGTGCAGCCATTATGCAGGCGGAATTGAAATGTCGGTAAGTGATGAGGGCAACGGTATTCCGGCGGAATATCGTGATTTTGTTTTTGACAAATTTTTCAGAGTACCTGCCGCCGCCCCCCAGATCAAAGGTTATGGGCTGGGACTCAGTTATGTGAAAATGATTATCGAAAAACACCGGGGCTCCATTGTGCTGGCAGATTCAGGGAAACATGGAAGTAAATTTATCATCAAACTGCCCCAGCAATGA
- a CDS encoding fibronectin type III domain-containing protein, protein MKNRFTCNIITPFAFCLISMMAGMNISLAQRPQLRATVISYQQVNLSWDRLPGGPDVHVVERKEDGLGQNFVAISGNLPGSTFSYEDKTVQENRTYVYRVTVYCDKSCGGELNQVTVKTPFAPPAAPSNLDAFYISGRGMTVTWQGNNSDGTTFVLERSVNGGGYSLLARVPYSRSLSYNDNDTSPGNQYCYRVKALNTGGESGYSNVGCVTLTPNKPTAPSGLSAAVMNAGQINLSWTDNAGNETGYEIERSQDGIAFSKIGDAGVNATSFQDTGVIPKTKYWYRVVAKNGGGLSEYSNIADATTPDIAPQAPRNLAAAPVSNTQINLSWADISGPYGNETGYELERSADGNVFNKIADLAADITSYENTGLTTLTRYWYRLRAKNALGYSPYSYADAITFDVPPIAPSNLTAVTVSSSQIDLAWTDNSANETSFEIERSANGTAFEKIGETGTNGTKYQSTGLLPATRYWYRVRAKNSVNPSSYTNVADATTKDVVPSKPRSFSATAVSYQQIDLTWADVSGNETGFEIEISKDGSQFSRLTTTQSNAEKYESKGLSELTTYYYRIRSLNAIGYSEYSDIAQATTPKAPIPDQPKNLTATPVDYDLIRLQWAALSSNATTVIIERSQKPDADFVQIGSQSATVTEFPDREILDVFDYYYRIKAANSAGASPYSEVVKVPASAIITGTEPAASKALIYVYNKMLHLSPPNSFSGQMLLYNTRGVAVKTVSLSGEMRVDLATVSAGIYIVVLDGGKTRIKQKVLVY, encoded by the coding sequence ATGAAAAATCGATTCACCTGTAATATCATCACGCCCTTTGCGTTCTGTCTGATCAGCATGATGGCTGGTATGAACATCTCTCTGGCCCAAAGGCCTCAGTTAAGGGCTACCGTTATTTCCTATCAGCAGGTAAATCTGTCGTGGGACAGGCTTCCCGGAGGGCCTGACGTGCATGTTGTTGAACGGAAGGAGGATGGCTTAGGGCAAAATTTTGTTGCCATCAGCGGCAATTTGCCAGGAAGTACCTTTTCTTATGAAGATAAAACTGTACAGGAAAACCGGACATACGTTTACAGAGTTACCGTTTACTGTGACAAATCCTGCGGCGGCGAACTGAATCAGGTGACGGTTAAAACACCTTTTGCACCACCCGCCGCACCCAGCAATCTGGATGCTTTTTACATTTCGGGTCGTGGAATGACGGTCACCTGGCAGGGGAATAATAGCGACGGGACTACTTTTGTGCTGGAACGGTCCGTAAATGGCGGCGGTTACAGTCTCTTGGCCAGGGTACCATACAGCAGATCGCTGAGCTACAATGATAACGACACTTCGCCGGGTAATCAGTATTGTTACAGAGTAAAGGCACTTAATACCGGTGGCGAATCCGGTTATTCCAACGTCGGATGCGTCACCCTTACTCCAAATAAACCAACTGCCCCATCGGGACTTTCTGCTGCTGTTATGAACGCCGGTCAGATTAACTTGTCCTGGACTGACAATGCCGGAAATGAAACAGGGTATGAGATTGAACGTTCGCAGGACGGGATCGCCTTTTCCAAAATCGGCGATGCGGGTGTCAATGCAACGTCTTTTCAGGATACAGGCGTAATTCCCAAAACAAAATACTGGTACCGCGTAGTGGCCAAAAATGGCGGAGGCTTGTCGGAATACTCCAATATTGCGGACGCCACCACACCGGACATAGCCCCACAGGCTCCCCGAAACCTGGCAGCCGCGCCGGTATCCAACACCCAGATTAACCTGAGCTGGGCGGATATCTCAGGCCCCTACGGAAACGAAACAGGCTATGAACTGGAAAGATCGGCAGACGGTAATGTATTTAACAAAATCGCTGATCTGGCTGCGGATATCACTTCTTACGAAAATACTGGCCTCACTACTCTTACAAGATACTGGTACCGGCTGCGCGCCAAAAATGCACTGGGATATTCACCGTATTCTTACGCTGATGCTATTACCTTTGACGTGCCGCCGATTGCTCCTTCTAACCTCACTGCGGTCACTGTTTCAAGCAGTCAGATTGATCTGGCCTGGACAGATAATTCTGCCAATGAAACCTCTTTTGAAATTGAAAGATCGGCTAACGGCACCGCTTTTGAAAAAATCGGAGAAACTGGTACAAATGGCACGAAGTATCAAAGCACCGGTCTGTTGCCCGCCACCCGGTACTGGTACAGGGTCAGGGCTAAAAACAGTGTTAATCCATCTTCGTATACTAATGTAGCAGACGCGACAACAAAGGACGTGGTTCCAAGCAAGCCGCGTTCATTCTCTGCCACAGCCGTTTCGTATCAGCAGATCGACCTGACCTGGGCGGATGTTTCAGGAAATGAAACGGGATTTGAGATCGAAATATCAAAGGATGGTTCCCAGTTTTCGAGGCTCACAACGACACAGTCCAATGCAGAAAAGTATGAAAGTAAAGGCCTGTCGGAACTCACAACTTATTATTATCGGATCAGATCTTTGAATGCCATTGGTTATTCGGAATATTCGGATATCGCACAAGCAACCACGCCCAAAGCACCCATTCCCGATCAGCCAAAGAACCTGACGGCCACCCCGGTTGATTACGATCTGATCCGCCTCCAGTGGGCAGCGTTGTCGTCCAATGCCACAACCGTGATCATTGAACGTTCGCAAAAACCTGATGCCGATTTTGTCCAGATCGGCAGCCAGTCGGCCACGGTTACGGAATTTCCTGACCGCGAGATTCTGGATGTATTCGACTACTATTACCGGATCAAAGCGGCAAACAGCGCAGGTGCTTCACCTTACAGCGAGGTGGTAAAGGTACCTGCCAGTGCCATCATCACGGGAACTGAGCCTGCGGCTTCGAAAGCGCTCATTTATGTGTACAACAAGATGCTTCACCTGTCACCTCCCAATTCCTTTTCGGGGCAGATGCTTCTGTATAATACCAGAGGGGTTGCTGTAAAAACGGTTTCGTTGTCTGGAGAAATGCGTGTCGATCTGGCCACTGTATCAGCAGGGATTTATATCGTCGTACTGGATGGCGGTAAAACCCGGATCAAACAAAAAGTGCTTGTCTATTAA
- a CDS encoding T9SS type A sorting domain-containing protein: MKFSILAFVVVSLWANTPALAQGSIPCDGSLYFTRQIDNTSTRISSVNVSSNGTVSVSDKLSLNPNALTNATVYYNGYIFTQRWNQSSFQLARIADYSATNNYTTKTVSDMPTGSNLNYNNAGVDKNGIMYILSVDASPILYKIDLKNWDTGLSATSATTTMTGNGTRLWGDIAFDPLTGKAYAWYHGSTNAGNSARGLYEIQNFTTGTAAIVKIGAAADYTMGTLFFNERGQLFSYGVPGQGGDHVNFYAIDKTDGTVSSIGTSATSPQSDGCECAYRLSLTLTAGDGNGNVDIPNCSKPSDFNIQFGAKNTASGAFSGVTFEFPLDPRFSFADTKDDIETYLKGIFGSSVAVMISNDGLGTNNKLNVTGMAVEGTTSNSGNPVNLPFELKIKVVAGGDQFTDGAKVDFQANFGGLSAYYGTTEPSSDPLSLWGKKASTITFNKTNDLCNTLSGNVFKDANGLKNEKVDGSNIVENLALKAVLVNEAGYVVAVTTVGTATGTYSFPVGPGKYSVRLTTADVTSSAVGTLGSGITVTPPTGWLYSGEHLGTETGNDGVANGILTDITVTDQDVTNANFGIERPPVADIKSGILTAKPSMNDFIPVDGTFTNAPALSGSDPEDQSTSGSLSGKTILITSLPTNGMELWYDNTKITVGKNATNPPSPSNPFTIEVLDPSKLKLKMTGAGAKSTVFEYAYVDQAGVASPPATYTLSWNESLPVTLVSFEASVEGTMVSLRWKTAQETNASHFELERSSDARQWSKLTTVLATGWSNELANYNAVDANPCAGISYYRLRMVDQDGSFAFSHLINVRLKESMSDISVHPNPVSSILRFNNAALPSIRKVTLTHINGQALAEYDSVTERGIDLSRFENGIYLIQITTAEGLKMIRKIVISK; this comes from the coding sequence ATGAAATTTTCGATTCTTGCATTTGTAGTGGTCTCACTTTGGGCCAATACTCCTGCCTTGGCCCAGGGCAGCATTCCTTGTGACGGAAGCCTGTACTTTACCCGTCAGATTGATAACACCAGTACCCGCATCAGCTCCGTGAATGTGAGTTCCAATGGAACCGTCTCTGTTTCTGACAAATTGTCTTTAAATCCAAACGCATTGACAAATGCCACTGTGTATTATAACGGCTACATATTTACGCAGCGCTGGAACCAGAGCAGCTTCCAGCTGGCAAGAATAGCCGATTACAGTGCTACGAATAACTATACAACTAAGACGGTAAGCGATATGCCTACGGGCTCTAATCTCAACTACAACAATGCAGGGGTGGATAAGAACGGTATTATGTACATATTGTCGGTTGACGCCAGCCCAATACTATATAAAATTGATCTTAAGAACTGGGATACCGGACTATCCGCAACTTCCGCAACCACTACCATGACAGGGAATGGTACCCGACTCTGGGGGGATATCGCCTTTGACCCGTTAACCGGAAAAGCCTATGCCTGGTACCACGGTAGTACTAATGCAGGTAATTCCGCAAGGGGATTATACGAGATCCAGAACTTTACAACCGGAACCGCAGCCATTGTAAAAATAGGAGCAGCAGCAGATTATACCATGGGCACGCTGTTTTTTAATGAAAGAGGACAGTTGTTTAGCTATGGAGTACCCGGCCAGGGAGGAGACCATGTCAATTTCTACGCGATAGATAAGACCGACGGTACCGTTAGCAGCATAGGGACTTCGGCCACATCTCCGCAATCCGATGGCTGTGAATGTGCATATCGGCTGAGCCTTACGCTTACGGCCGGAGATGGCAACGGCAATGTGGATATCCCCAATTGCTCGAAGCCATCTGACTTCAACATCCAATTCGGGGCAAAGAACACGGCATCCGGGGCGTTTTCAGGTGTTACCTTTGAGTTTCCTCTTGATCCCCGCTTTTCTTTCGCGGATACAAAAGACGACATTGAAACCTATCTTAAAGGGATTTTCGGATCTTCGGTAGCGGTAATGATTTCCAACGACGGCTTGGGAACCAACAACAAACTTAATGTAACGGGCATGGCTGTGGAGGGAACCACCAGTAATAGCGGGAATCCCGTGAATCTGCCGTTTGAGCTAAAAATCAAAGTGGTAGCGGGTGGAGACCAGTTTACCGACGGCGCAAAAGTGGATTTTCAAGCAAATTTTGGAGGGCTATCGGCTTATTATGGTACCACAGAACCCTCCAGTGATCCGCTTAGCTTGTGGGGAAAAAAGGCGAGTACCATCACTTTCAACAAGACGAACGACCTCTGTAATACCCTGTCAGGAAATGTATTTAAAGACGCCAACGGTCTTAAAAACGAAAAAGTAGATGGTTCTAACATTGTTGAGAATTTAGCCCTTAAAGCCGTGCTTGTGAATGAAGCCGGATATGTAGTGGCCGTCACAACCGTAGGAACAGCAACTGGAACCTACTCCTTCCCGGTAGGTCCCGGAAAATACAGTGTCAGACTCACTACCGCAGACGTCACTTCCAGTGCCGTAGGAACGTTGGGCTCTGGTATCACTGTAACGCCTCCTACCGGCTGGCTTTACAGCGGTGAGCATCTGGGTACTGAAACTGGAAATGACGGTGTTGCCAACGGTATCCTGACGGACATCACAGTCACAGACCAAGATGTGACCAACGCCAACTTTGGAATTGAGCGACCTCCCGTCGCAGATATCAAATCAGGAATCCTGACGGCTAAACCATCTATGAATGATTTCATTCCGGTAGATGGAACATTTACGAACGCTCCTGCACTTTCGGGAAGTGACCCGGAAGATCAATCTACCTCGGGATCTTTGTCAGGTAAAACCATACTCATTACCTCGTTGCCAACCAACGGGATGGAGCTGTGGTATGATAACACAAAGATTACAGTCGGAAAAAATGCGACGAATCCGCCTTCACCCTCGAACCCTTTTACGATTGAAGTACTTGACCCGTCGAAACTCAAGCTAAAAATGACTGGTGCGGGGGCCAAATCGACTGTTTTTGAATACGCCTATGTAGATCAGGCCGGCGTAGCGTCGCCTCCGGCAACCTATACGCTTAGCTGGAACGAATCCCTTCCGGTAACGCTTGTAAGTTTTGAGGCGAGCGTGGAAGGCACTATGGTAAGCTTAAGATGGAAGACGGCTCAGGAGACAAATGCATCTCATTTCGAACTGGAACGGAGCAGCGACGCAAGACAATGGAGCAAATTAACAACAGTACTAGCCACCGGGTGGAGTAATGAGTTGGCCAATTACAATGCGGTCGATGCAAATCCTTGTGCAGGAATCAGCTATTATCGCCTCAGGATGGTGGATCAGGATGGCAGCTTCGCATTTTCTCATCTGATCAATGTCAGGTTAAAGGAGAGCATGTCGGATATATCTGTACATCCGAATCCGGTATCAAGCATACTTCGTTTCAATAATGCCGCTTTGCCCTCTATCCGCAAAGTTACTTTAACCCATATCAATGGCCAGGCATTGGCAGAATATGACTCAGTCACTGAAAGAGGTATCGACCTGAGCCGGTTTGAGAATGGAATATACCTGATTCAAATAACGACGGCAGAAGGTTTAAAGATGATCAGAAAAATAGTGATCAGCAAATAA
- a CDS encoding fibronectin type III domain-containing protein gives MKNLLYPILLFICFSPGALLAQKPEVVAGPYGVFIRIDQLLHGPQYVVERLETGLAAGKPDWRPVCTTDKGPASATDLTARLTLLAGKNPLYEIPNDSLTALLYARYRNASHADSLGAYGSHPQYLEAFGLGFLDTQVEQGQRYDYRVRAVGAREGVYQNPGTVSVPGSRLSTTAEAVSRNADGRVVNIRYLLKKANPYIAGARVLRSAFGQTGFAECGAEWGFRKGGKDSLFLVITDQNVRRKMIYSYVVYLKDFLGNESSPSDTVTIANLRPQDEIPIIHRINTFSQTDQNAIAVSWELSSIKDIRAVEIWRSENFDRGFRKIGIAAPADTVYYDPLVEPVKGYYYQIRLNGTYDRSTESVKISGMLKANRPALVAPSQFQLTETKDSLLFRWQPADFDTQGYYIYFAAGQTDSLRRYSDIIPAKSALKYQVSVKKLATGAAYRWAVVPVNTSYNIGPMSKILYSEPRFPERLATPVNPEMIRQEGQALLVWEDMKRIDPYILGYIIERKAASDKAFKELYRQQEEDHARNTYADATVKQGVQYSYRIRAYGLNEKLSGFSTQIEYYRPLDAVLAVHGLNVVLTSKGVQVSWDAPLKKPDKFLIYRYTEKTEKPRLIGSMMGTQNVFIDREAAPGVGYYYSVVTVEADNRESNATDPVKVDWK, from the coding sequence ATGAAAAATTTACTATACCCCATACTGTTGTTTATTTGTTTTTCCCCTGGCGCATTGCTGGCGCAAAAGCCTGAGGTGGTTGCTGGTCCCTACGGAGTTTTTATCCGGATCGATCAGCTTTTGCATGGGCCGCAATACGTAGTGGAGAGGCTGGAAACGGGCCTGGCAGCCGGCAAGCCCGACTGGCGGCCGGTATGTACAACGGACAAGGGACCAGCCAGCGCTACCGACCTTACAGCCCGTCTGACGCTACTGGCCGGTAAAAATCCGCTATACGAGATTCCGAATGATTCACTTACGGCTTTGCTGTACGCACGTTACCGAAATGCTTCCCATGCCGACTCCCTGGGAGCATATGGGTCTCATCCACAGTACCTGGAAGCATTCGGGCTGGGTTTCCTGGATACCCAGGTGGAGCAGGGACAACGATACGACTACCGCGTCAGGGCAGTGGGGGCGCGGGAGGGGGTTTATCAGAATCCTGGTACAGTTTCTGTGCCGGGCTCGAGGCTGTCAACAACCGCCGAAGCCGTCAGCCGTAATGCCGATGGCAGGGTGGTGAATATCCGGTATCTGCTCAAAAAAGCAAATCCATATATTGCAGGTGCACGTGTGCTCCGGTCTGCTTTCGGACAAACCGGTTTTGCGGAATGCGGTGCAGAATGGGGATTCAGAAAAGGAGGGAAAGATTCACTTTTTCTGGTGATCACGGATCAGAATGTTCGCAGGAAAATGATCTACTCCTATGTAGTATACCTTAAGGATTTTCTGGGAAACGAAAGCAGTCCGTCGGATACCGTTACCATTGCCAATCTTCGCCCGCAGGACGAGATTCCGATCATTCACCGTATCAATACTTTTTCTCAGACAGACCAAAATGCCATTGCCGTAAGCTGGGAGTTATCCTCCATAAAAGATATCCGGGCTGTTGAGATCTGGCGGAGTGAAAATTTTGACAGGGGATTCAGGAAGATCGGTATTGCCGCTCCCGCTGATACCGTGTATTATGACCCGCTGGTTGAACCGGTCAAGGGATACTATTACCAGATCCGGCTAAACGGAACTTACGATCGGTCCACAGAGTCTGTTAAAATTTCGGGTATGCTCAAAGCCAACCGTCCGGCTCTGGTGGCGCCGTCACAATTCCAGCTGACAGAAACTAAAGATTCTCTCCTGTTCCGCTGGCAACCGGCAGACTTTGATACACAAGGCTACTACATCTATTTTGCTGCCGGCCAGACAGACTCCCTGCGGCGCTACTCGGATATCATTCCGGCTAAGTCGGCCTTGAAATATCAGGTTTCGGTTAAAAAACTGGCAACCGGCGCGGCTTACCGGTGGGCAGTTGTGCCAGTAAATACCAGTTATAACATAGGTCCGATGAGCAAAATCCTATATTCGGAGCCCCGATTCCCCGAACGCCTCGCCACACCAGTTAATCCGGAAATGATTCGTCAGGAAGGCCAGGCGTTGCTGGTATGGGAAGATATGAAACGGATTGATCCTTACATTCTGGGATATATTATCGAAAGAAAGGCTGCCAGTGACAAGGCCTTCAAGGAACTCTACAGGCAGCAAGAGGAGGATCACGCGAGGAACACCTATGCCGATGCCACTGTAAAACAGGGTGTGCAATATAGTTACCGCATCAGGGCCTATGGGTTGAATGAAAAATTAAGCGGATTCAGTACCCAAATCGAATATTACAGGCCGCTTGATGCGGTATTAGCCGTCCACGGGTTGAATGTAGTGCTGACGAGCAAAGGTGTACAGGTCAGCTGGGATGCTCCTTTGAAAAAGCCGGATAAGTTTTTGATTTACCGTTATACTGAAAAAACCGAAAAACCAAGACTCATCGGCTCAATGATGGGCACTCAAAATGTGTTTATCGACCGCGAAGCAGCACCTGGCGTGGGTTACTATTACAGTGTGGTCACTGTTGAAGCGGATAACCGTGAAAGTAATGCAACTGATCCGGTGAAGGTTGACTGGAAATAA
- a CDS encoding TlpA family protein disulfide reductase: MKYLLIWFPFFCFFRSNPGSAQTASLFFNDRDSIRVSGRIIGFKPGDGNDFISFLTFDINGNGRKQAFQVSADGSFNITVYQSFAGDITVHYKTAFASLFVRPGVPLHLEIQNSITNAGEPGKNVFKATGELSEVNNLLFDFQRVFREHDFLYQADLGNKEQTDSTFAANRRKRLEEELVFLNTFADTLKTPNETFIRWQKNQLVYAAGKEILMYPFLGKMNTSITGPQLLEMLGSISISDTSALHNSAYYDFLNMLMLGHQIIVNINPDYAEVKKENGNNPVPVNLAQFDKLTTGITRQILYFNLYVSHFQSPSRKNIMAPTAGRFESVLEEPYLKSSLKKLADSIGDGFKPYHIISRIRELKASNELKTRLLSTFEKAAGSNIFIDFWGDWCGPCMMEMPAYPQLINQFEGKPLKFIFFSANTKDMSVQRVKEKYKIKADFINLTNDEVAMMNNVFEFYSYPAHFVVDKQGYVVGNHTKRAEDIERLITK, translated from the coding sequence ATGAAATATCTACTGATCTGGTTTCCCTTCTTCTGTTTTTTCAGATCCAATCCTGGCTCCGCGCAAACTGCATCACTTTTTTTTAATGACCGGGACAGCATTCGGGTGAGTGGCAGGATCATCGGCTTCAAACCGGGAGATGGAAACGACTTTATCAGCTTTCTGACATTCGATATCAATGGAAACGGCAGAAAACAGGCGTTTCAGGTTTCGGCGGATGGCTCCTTCAATATCACCGTTTATCAAAGTTTTGCGGGTGACATTACCGTTCATTACAAGACCGCTTTCGCCAGTCTTTTTGTGAGGCCAGGCGTTCCTCTTCACTTGGAAATACAAAACAGTATTACCAATGCCGGTGAACCAGGAAAAAATGTTTTCAAGGCAACAGGCGAGCTGTCAGAGGTGAATAACCTGCTTTTTGATTTTCAAAGGGTATTCAGGGAACATGACTTTCTGTATCAGGCCGACTTAGGCAATAAAGAGCAGACCGACAGTACCTTTGCTGCAAACAGGCGCAAAAGGCTAGAAGAAGAACTGGTTTTTCTGAATACATTCGCCGATACGCTAAAAACACCGAATGAAACATTTATCCGCTGGCAAAAGAACCAGCTCGTTTATGCTGCAGGGAAGGAGATACTGATGTATCCTTTTTTAGGCAAAATGAACACCTCCATAACCGGACCTCAGTTACTGGAAATGCTTGGTTCCATCAGTATCAGTGACACTTCCGCCCTTCATAATTCTGCCTATTACGATTTTCTGAATATGCTGATGTTGGGCCATCAGATTATCGTTAACATCAATCCGGATTACGCGGAGGTAAAGAAGGAAAACGGCAACAATCCGGTTCCCGTCAACCTCGCACAGTTTGACAAACTGACTACCGGCATTACCCGGCAGATCCTGTATTTCAATCTGTATGTTTCGCATTTTCAATCTCCTTCAAGGAAAAATATCATGGCACCCACTGCCGGAAGATTTGAATCCGTTCTGGAGGAGCCCTATCTGAAAAGCAGTCTCAAAAAACTGGCAGATTCCATAGGCGACGGGTTCAAGCCCTATCACATCATCAGCCGTATCCGGGAGCTGAAAGCCAGTAACGAATTAAAAACAAGACTATTAAGTACCTTTGAAAAAGCCGCAGGAAGTAACATATTCATTGATTTCTGGGGAGACTGGTGCGGCCCCTGCATGATGGAAATGCCCGCCTATCCGCAGCTGATCAACCAATTTGAGGGCAAACCGCTGAAGTTCATTTTCTTCTCGGCTAACACCAAAGACATGAGTGTGCAAAGGGTTAAAGAAAAATACAAGATCAAGGCAGATTTTATCAATCTCACAAACGACGAGGTAGCGATGATGAACAATGTTTTTGAATTCTATTCTTATCCTGCCCATTTTGTGGTTGACAAACAAGGATATGTGGTGGGTAACCATACCAAAAGGGCCGAAGATATAGAACGTTTAATCACAAAGTAA
- a CDS encoding response regulator transcription factor, translating to MSNNGKVLLVEDEAALGQIISDVLMIKGFKVIHITDGALAYSTYLKEKPQIIVLDVMLPAVNGLDIAGRIRQEDKQTPILFLTARSTTEDLIKGFTAGGNDYIKKPFDLEELAIRMEVLMNRNRLLAVTEHRAEDRVAIGIFQYDRMRHTLLYAGRLIRLSARESEVLTILYQHRTRLLTRKTLLLEVWKNDDFFSSRSLDVYISKLRRHFHPDPSVQIINHRGFGYKLIC from the coding sequence ATGAGTAACAATGGTAAAGTACTTCTGGTGGAAGACGAAGCGGCGCTCGGACAGATCATCAGTGATGTACTGATGATCAAGGGATTTAAGGTCATTCATATCACCGACGGGGCTTTGGCTTACAGTACTTATTTAAAAGAAAAACCACAGATTATCGTACTGGATGTGATGCTGCCCGCCGTGAATGGACTGGATATTGCAGGCAGGATCAGGCAGGAAGACAAACAGACTCCCATTCTTTTTTTGACTGCGAGATCCACCACCGAAGACCTCATTAAAGGTTTTACGGCCGGAGGAAATGATTATATCAAAAAGCCTTTTGATCTCGAAGAACTGGCTATCCGGATGGAGGTACTCATGAACCGTAACCGTTTACTGGCAGTAACAGAACACCGGGCGGAAGACAGGGTGGCTATCGGCATATTTCAATATGACAGGATGCGGCACACCCTTTTGTATGCAGGCCGATTGATACGGCTGAGCGCCAGGGAAAGTGAGGTTTTAACGATTTTGTACCAGCACAGAACCCGATTGCTTACAAGAAAAACTTTGTTGCTCGAAGTATGGAAAAATGACGATTTTTTCAGCTCACGGAGCCTGGATGTCTATATTTCAAAACTCAGGCGACATTTTCATCCGGATCCGTCGGTCCAAATCATTAACCACCGAGGCTTCGGATACAAGCTGATTTGCTGA